One genomic region from Metallosphaera tengchongensis encodes:
- a CDS encoding HAD family hydrolase: MEDFNLFAGTKAVFFDYDNTLVNFQEKSRKALEQVSSDIFNFIRENGSTSVSPDYLKEKLIFIAEKLDSEGVYDRNVWWSETLKQIGLEITEKEQLYEWTNMYWSVAGEAYPYDDALDIIDYLKGKGYKLGLITNSDGEGGDKRSRISRFPYIGKFDIIIIGGENNIKPKPSLQPFIVACEGVGANKETCVMVGDDPVKDCLAAKRAGLKSILLDRKSSVKYPELYADFVIRTLKELEEFL, from the coding sequence ATGGAGGATTTTAATTTATTCGCGGGTACTAAAGCAGTTTTTTTCGATTATGATAATACTCTAGTAAATTTTCAAGAAAAATCAAGGAAAGCATTAGAACAGGTCTCGTCAGACATTTTTAATTTTATTCGAGAAAATGGCTCAACATCCGTTTCTCCAGATTACTTAAAGGAAAAGCTCATCTTTATTGCTGAAAAGTTAGATTCTGAAGGGGTATACGACAGGAACGTTTGGTGGTCAGAGACACTTAAGCAAATCGGGTTGGAAATCACTGAGAAGGAACAACTATATGAGTGGACTAACATGTACTGGTCTGTAGCAGGAGAGGCTTATCCTTACGACGATGCGCTTGATATTATAGATTACTTGAAGGGAAAGGGCTACAAATTAGGTCTAATAACAAATAGTGATGGAGAAGGGGGGGATAAGAGGTCTAGAATTTCAAGGTTCCCATATATAGGTAAATTCGATATAATCATAATAGGTGGAGAAAATAATATTAAGCCTAAACCTAGCCTACAACCCTTTATAGTGGCTTGCGAAGGAGTTGGGGCAAATAAAGAGACATGTGTTATGGTAGGAGACGATCCGGTGAAGGACTGCCTTGCAGCCAAAAGGGCTGGGCTAAAGTCTATTTTACTAGATAGAAAATCATCGGTGAAGTACCCTGAGCTGTACGCTGACTTTGTTATCAGAACTCTGAAGGAGTTAGAGGAATTCTTGTAG
- a CDS encoding DUF447 domain-containing protein — MEGFKKVFPATGIYEVLVGTSGKSPNISPLGLRYMDEFKFKVYRGSISLENLLQYPYCSIMITDRPELFYLGLRGLLHQDKLFYGLPIIISSEKIYCTIIARCELVSLGDPYEFRVRFLEDSGPCDRSPISRGTGLFIDMLVHTTRLDIVSGNERSRLLYIINYEIDVIRKTYPSLSQYLDEIVRQLELKGYKLD; from the coding sequence ATGGAAGGATTTAAGAAAGTATTTCCTGCTACGGGGATATATGAGGTTCTAGTAGGGACCTCAGGAAAATCTCCAAATATATCCCCATTAGGTCTCAGATACATGGACGAGTTTAAGTTTAAGGTGTACAGAGGTTCGATTTCTCTTGAAAATCTTCTTCAGTACCCCTACTGTTCCATTATGATCACGGATAGGCCTGAGCTTTTCTATTTAGGGCTACGAGGACTCCTGCACCAAGATAAATTATTTTACGGTCTCCCAATAATTATCAGTTCGGAAAAAATATATTGTACAATTATTGCTAGATGTGAATTGGTTTCCTTAGGAGATCCTTATGAGTTTAGGGTTCGCTTCCTAGAGGATAGTGGGCCATGCGATCGATCCCCTATATCTAGAGGTACTGGACTTTTTATAGACATGTTAGTTCATACGACAAGACTTGACATAGTCTCGGGGAATGAGAGGTCTAGATTACTGTATATCATTAATTATGAGATAGATGTAATAAGGAAGACATATCCGTCCCTTTCTCAGTACCTTGATGAAATAGTGCGTCAGTTGGAGTTAAAAGGTTATAAGCTAGACTAG
- a CDS encoding isocitrate/isopropylmalate family dehydrogenase, protein MVFKVAVIPGDGVGPEIYFESKKILSKLVEMYRLDVEFIEIEAGDSALSRYGEALPKPALKVIESSDMILKGPVGESAMDVVVRLRQMYDMYANIRPAKSLPNVPNRFGDVDVLIVRENTEDLYKGMEHEIADGVAIGLKVITSKASSRIANVALYYALRRRRKVTVVHKANVMRITDGLFARACRSILKDKVEYNEMYVDAAAANLVRNPNMFDVIVTTNVYGDILSDEASQIAGSLGLAPSSNIGDTKSLFEPVHGAAFDIAGKGIVNPTAFLLSVAMMLERMHEISKDLKYLNAAESLNKSINEVYKEGKKLTVDVGGNSKLTDMIDAIYSKIT, encoded by the coding sequence ATGGTTTTCAAGGTAGCCGTAATTCCAGGAGACGGTGTAGGACCAGAGATATATTTCGAGTCTAAAAAAATACTATCCAAGCTAGTTGAAATGTATAGATTGGATGTAGAGTTTATTGAGATCGAGGCCGGGGATTCAGCTCTCTCGAGATATGGTGAAGCTCTTCCCAAGCCTGCGCTTAAGGTTATCGAATCCTCCGATATGATCCTCAAAGGCCCTGTTGGGGAGTCAGCAATGGACGTCGTGGTGAGGCTTAGGCAGATGTATGATATGTACGCCAATATAAGACCCGCTAAATCCCTTCCTAATGTTCCCAATAGATTTGGAGATGTGGACGTGTTAATAGTTAGGGAAAATACAGAAGACTTATACAAGGGGATGGAGCATGAAATTGCTGATGGGGTCGCGATAGGATTAAAGGTGATAACAAGCAAAGCCTCTTCTAGAATAGCTAACGTTGCTTTATACTATGCGTTAAGAAGGAGAAGAAAAGTAACAGTAGTACATAAGGCTAACGTGATGCGCATTACTGATGGTTTATTCGCTAGGGCATGCAGATCCATCTTAAAGGACAAGGTAGAATATAACGAGATGTATGTTGATGCCGCTGCGGCTAATCTAGTAAGGAATCCAAACATGTTCGATGTAATAGTGACAACGAATGTCTATGGTGACATTCTGAGCGATGAAGCCTCGCAGATAGCAGGTAGTTTAGGACTAGCCCCTTCATCAAACATAGGAGATACTAAGTCTTTATTTGAACCAGTTCATGGTGCAGCTTTCGATATAGCAGGCAAGGGGATAGTAAATCCCACGGCTTTTCTGCTGTCTGTCGCAATGATGTTAGAGAGGATGCATGAAATATCGAAGGATCTTAAATATCTTAATGCTGCAGAATCACTAAATAAATCGATAAACGAAGTTTACAAAGAAGGGAAAAAGTTGACCGTTGATGTCGGCGGAAATTCCAAGCTAACCGATATGATAGACGCTATTTACTCTAAGATAACGTAG